One Felis catus isolate Fca126 chromosome D1, F.catus_Fca126_mat1.0, whole genome shotgun sequence DNA segment encodes these proteins:
- the LOC101085573 gene encoding secretoglobin family 1D member — translation MRLFLSVLLVTLALCCYEANALPCPALVEDLSGFLLKPTSAFKVSLANYGAPPEAVQAVLDVKSCTDNISDSRRQALIKILGKITASCGI, via the exons atGAGGCTGTTCCTGAGTGTCCTGCTGGTCACTCTGGCTCTTTGCTGCTATGAGG cCAATGCGTTGCCCTGTCCAGCCTTGGTTGAAGATCTCTCAGGCTTTCTCCTGAAACCTACAAGTGCCTTCAAGGTATCACTTGCAAACTATGGTGCACCTCCAGAAGCCGTTCAGGCCGTTTTGGATGTGAAGAGTTGCACAGATAACATCTCCGATTCCAGAAGACAGGCACTTATAAAAATATtg GGGAAAATCACGGCATCGTGTGGAATTTAA